Genomic window (Eubalaena glacialis isolate mEubGla1 chromosome 6, mEubGla1.1.hap2.+ XY, whole genome shotgun sequence):
TGACAAACATGTCAGAGTCTGTTTTCATCACGAAAGATGCCTGCGGACAAAAGCGGTAGATCCACTCCATACCCATCATGGTCTTCAGAGTCAGATTGAAATAAACATCCATGAAGTCCTTCTGGATAATATCGCGATATTGCTGGCTCTCCTGGGCCACTGCTCTCGACATGTCCTTACTGGGGGTGGTTCCCAGGAGGAAGAATGTTTTTATTCGTTTTCCCCCCACGATCTTTTCTCTCCCCCACGTGTTCCGGATGACCGAGCGGGCAAACATCTGTTCGTGGGATGAAGTCACCAGCAGGACAAGGAAGGGGGCATCCTGCCTGCAGTCTATATCTGGGAGCTGAAGGAAGTTCCCAACTTCGTTCTTGAAAACCAGTGGTCCGCCTTTAAAAGGACTCAGACCATACAGGCTAAAGTACAGACAAAGGGCTCCCAGGACCACCAGGGATATATATATCCATCTCATCTTCACATAAGCCATCTGAAAGGAACAAAATCAAATGGTTAGACCTCAAAAGCAGGAGTGCCTGTTTAGCTTCACCCTGGGAGGCTGAGATGGGGGACAAGACCCATGTTTCATGGCTCAGGTTTTAGAAACTCTGGAATCTTGTTGCAGACAGAAGTGGAGCGCCAGGGTTCtacacagaggcagagacggctGCCAGCCTCTCGCACCCCCTAGTGGAAGATCAGGATCTGCCAGCCCTTCACCGATGGGAGCCTCACATTCCTTACCTAGAAGGATATGGAAACACATGGCTCACTAGGTCCGTCCTTCCGGTTCTGCCCTTCTCTGACTCCATAACAACATCCAGCTAGAGAACCTGCAAAGCTAGACCTAAATGTACAGGCCATTGGCattcttctctgattgatttAAGCACCACTTAATCACTCCCAGAAAGAAGCAAAACCAGTCTTCAGATGTGCGCAACTACCTTGGAATTCCGTCTCTGCTAGCAGTggccattttttgttttgttttgttctgtttttaggtTACTGTTTAAATCTCCtgattcttttatcttttgctcACCTCTCTTTTATTCTCCACAAATTCAGCATCATCCATGTCAGTGTTATAACATTAAGAAAGCAAATAACTCACTCTTTTCCTGGGTAAGATGAACCTCTGGGTTGAAAGCTAAGCCAAAGGGTAGATTCCAAGAGCTGTCAGCATATGACGTTCAGCACGATCAGGTTCTGGGCTTGGTTTGTTTGCCAAAAAAATGACCCTCTTCCTCGGAACACCCTATAAAGACAAACCAAAAAGCACAGTGTCATTAAAATCACTCATGACTCACCAGCAGGTCTTCACCTTTTGCTGTACTGAAGCATTTGCTGTAGTGCCAATGCACCACCCACCTGCAAGACATTAATCCccagcctcacttttctcatctgtaaaatgggttcagTCAAGACAAATCCCAACACATGGTTCCCCTGTTGACAATAATAACAGCAAGCAAATATCCGAGAATCTTTTTAGCCTAATGGGTTAGGACAGCAGCCAGAAATTTTTAAGGAGACACGACAGACATGTAAGTCAGTGACAGTCACGTAACAGAGTCCATGGCTGATGCTTAAAGAACCTAACACAGGGAGGAAACCAACCCATCAATTCTCAACTCAGTGCCCATGTTGTCAGAATGTTATGCTGGATAAAAGGACATAGGGGTTAGCAAGAAAAGAAACCCACCGAGTGAAATGTAGAAAGGGTTGGTTATTTTGATAGCAAAAGAGGACCTCGAAATTTCATTAAGTAAAAATCTGTTCCAAGTACATTCTTCATAAAAGAAATGGAACAATGATGGAGCTTTCCAGAACTAGCCCACTCTCTGGAGGCCAACTCGGTCCAGCTGCTGTTCTTCTGGGTCCCCCATGGAGCTCCTGACCAGCTGCAGCCCCCACTGACTTCACAGAAATCACCACAGGACGCAAAAGGgctttgaggggcttccctggtggcgcagtggttgagaatccgcctgccaatgcaggggacacgggttcaagccctggtctgggaagatcccacatgccgcggagcaactaggcccgtgagccacaattactgagcctgcgcgtctggagcctgtgctccgcaacaagagaggccgcgataatgagaggcccgcgcaccgcgatgaagagtggcccccacttgccgcaactagagaaagccctcgcatagaaacgaagacccaacacagccataaataaataagtaaaataaaataaataaattttttttaaaaaaagggcttTGAGAACGTGGCTGAGCCTGCAGGAGACTGAGAAGTCTACAACCCTTTCTTTGTGAGATTATTTACTTGCAGGGCTAGGATGTGTCGTCGATTTTGGCGGGGAAAGGTGTAAGGGAAACGAAATTGCATTTTCTCCCACAGTATATGCTAGGAGGAAACATGAAAACCAATGCAGGGGAAAAGATGCTATTTCTCGATTTTGCTTCCTTTCACAGATAAGTTTGCTCTTCCTCTGTGGTTGCCTCAACAGCAAACCTTGGTTTTCATTCCACCTCCTGTGCCCTTTCCCGGATCCTTCGCCTGAATCTCAGTCCCCAGGAAGGGATGCTCGGCTCACTCACAGCACTGGCGTTCAGAAGGCAGAGCAAGCACCGTGCTCCATGGCCCGACTGGCCAACGCTCCCTGGGGCCGTTCGTCTTCACGTGCAATTGAAAGAAACTTCCTGCCTACAGTGCAGTGATCAAGAAACAcactctcgggacttccctggtggcgcagtggttaagaatccgcctgccaatgcaggggacacgggttcaagccctggtctgggaagatcccacatgccgcggagcaactaagcccgcgcgccacaactactgagcccgcgtgccacaactactgaagcccgcgcacctagagcctgtgctgcgcaacaagagaagccaccgcaatgagaagcctgcccaccgcaacaaagagtagcccccgcttgccacaactagagaaagcccgcacgcaataACGaggacctaacgcagccaaaaataaataaataaaataaataaatttatttaaaaaaaaaaaaggaaacacactcTCCGGAAGTTATACCTCACACTCCCATTTACGTCTGCATCTCTGATTGAGCATATGGTGTGTCACCAGGACCAGGAATCCAACCTTCCATTGAAGGACCAGAGGCTACAGTGCCTGGAGACAAAGGCGTTGGAAGTCCACACCCCAAGGGCTGGAAAGCCAAAGGGACAGTCTGGAAAGTTAAGTTCAAGTGGGCTGGTGGGGAGGACCTCCTGGATCTGAAGGGAAAGATCTGGAATGGACAGCAATGGTCCACTCTGAGGCCAGAGAGAGTGCCCAGGGCCAAAGCACACAACCAAGAGGCCCGTGGCCTCAAGGGAGAGAGAACTGGTGAGGTGCCCAGCCCATTGGATGGGCCAGGTGAAGGACGTGGTATTCGAGCTTGTTCTTGAAGGGCAGGTGCAATGTGACAGGTGGCAGCAGAGGTGGGAATTCCAGAGCCAGGGACTCACAGAGGGTGCTGGGCAGTTCAGAGGGCTGGGATCCACCTTCAGGACACCTGCTCCAGAGCTATCCTCACACATCTGAGAAGACTGCCGTCAACCCACGGGCCATCGGAGAGCAGAACGGCATCGCAGGGAATGCACAATGAATGGATGACATGCAGCCTGAGAAACCCAGAGGCTCTCAAACTCAGTAGGTGGAAGAATCTCCCAGGATGCTGGTTAAAAATGCAAGTTCAAAGGTTCCAtcccttaaaaagaatgaaataatgccatttgcagcaacatggatggacctagagattatcatactaagtgatataagtcagaaagagaaaggcaaataccatatgatatcacttatatgtggaatgtaaaatatgacacaaatgaacttatctacaaaagagaaacagactcacagacatagagaaccgacttgtggttgccaaagggaagGGGGTATagaggaaggatggattgggagtttgggattagtagatgcaaactgttataatataaagaatggataaacaacaaggtcctactgtatagcacaaggaactagattcaatatcctgtgataaaccataacagaaaagaatatgaaaaagaacatatatatctgtaaactgaatcactttgttgtacagtagaaattaacacaacattgtaaatcaactatatttcaataaaataaattattttaaaaaaaggtgccATCCCACACAGACTCAGATAAGGCAGGTCTGGAGCCCAGGAATCTATATTTTAACATGTCCCAGGTGATTCTACTCTAGGCTGGTTCCTTTGAAAACGCCAGTGGGCACCATTTGGATAAAGCAGTCTGGAATAAGGTTCCCTACAACTGCCCCAGACCTACGCTGGGCCGCAGCTCTCAGCTCCCACCTGGTGTCCAGCCCCTGCCCACTGGAGGAGACCTGAGTGTCAGCATCCAAGGCAGTGGGAACAACAGAGCTCTTGCAGTGCAATGGCTGTGTGTCAACTTGCCTAGGCCATGAGGTGCCTTgacatttggtcaaacactatgctgggtgtgtctgtgagggtgttttttggATGAGATGAAAATTTGAATAAGGAggttgaataaagcagattgccctccctaatgtgggtgggctgcatccaatcagttgaaggcctgaatagaggAAAAAGGCTGACCTTCCCCCAAGTTAGgggaactcctcctgcctgactgcttgGACTGGGACTTCATGGTTTTTCCTGCTTTCAGACTCAAGCTAAACATCAGTTCTTCCTGAGTCTCGAGCTGTTAGACTAGAACCACACTCTTGGCCCTCCTGGGTgtccagcttgctgactgcagatcttggaGCTTCTCGGCCTCCATAACCATGTGacccaattccttaaaataaacctcAATATATCAAGCatctcctgttggttctgttaTGTGGTGAGTGCACCCCACCCCTGCATCTTGTGAACAGCCTGTCAGTGATGCTTCCAGGGCAGCTTTTTTGGTGGAGGGGGCAAAGAGATTCTTCTGGAAGCATAAGGGAGAGGAGTAAAAGGTGAGGAAGACATCAGGAGTAGGAGCCTCAAGAACACACCCCATCACATCATCACGCCCTTTACTTTTTCCAGATTCCAGAACAAGGAAAATTGAGCTGTCAAACGGAGGAACAGTGGGGATAATCACACTTTACTAATTAGATTTCATATAATTAATAAGGCCCTGTATTAACGTACACAGAGTcatattaactattttaactGGGTGTTTATGGGATTCCATTTTATCAAGCCAATTTGTAAGCGTCAAAAAAAgtccttttattttaattcattatttattgTGTCAGACCATCTATGTCCAATTTGGAATATTTCAAAGCTATGGGTCCTGTGATGACGGGTAATTTAGGCAAGACAACAAAGTATACCCATTTCTCCTCCATTTGATATTTAGTTACTTTTTTAAGATTATGGGGGTACAATGTTTCAATTCAGTGGGATCCTCAGATATAACTATAATTTGAGGCCCAGTACTGACTAAGTCCATGAAGTTTTGTTAATTAGTGCATTTTAGCAAATGTTAAAGTTAATTTGAGAAACTCTGTGGTACAAGCACAAAAGCCGATAggtgccttttttattttttgtcacaatttttttttagtatgtaaATTTTGGGTTTTTAACTGGATCAAATTATGGAACTTGGTTTTACTTTagttacataattatatattatttagtaTCTATGTATATGAAATCTTTGTCTTagttatataatcatatataatcattttcatgaactatattaataattaaatatttaatagtataaataataaaatgcttaCATCAATATTTATtagcattaaatattttaatcaaaatatttagcAGTTAcacatgttatatatttatatatttatattaaaatattctatgtatccataatttatttaattccctCTCCAGTTTCTCCCTCTGTATCTAGGAGTGTGTTTTGAAATCATTAGGTAATCTAGGGCTCTAGCAATGTTGGTTAGACCTGCCTtttgctcaggaaaaaaaaatttcagtttcccttttttttttctctcggTCTTGTAGCCTCCTAAAGCTGTATTGGGGtgggagttgtttgttttttgcttcagGCTTTAGCCACCCAAAGTCACATCATCAGTTTCTCTCTCAGGTCaataagaggaaggaagggaaacccCAGTGTCCGCAGGGACCTCTCCTGGGGACAAccctttcctcttttattttttccttaagcaAAATTTTTGAGAATGGTTGGTTGGCTGGTATCTCTAAGcagcttaatttttctttttttcttttgtatctccTGTCCATCCCCaactgttgtttgtttgcttttatcctTTTGGATGTTTTCCTGATAAGCCCCTGATGGCCTCTGCTGTGCACAGGGCCTCCCTTGCCCAGGTGTCCCAATCAAGCTCAGAGCGGCTGTGGTCTACACTCAGGAGAGCCGTGGGCAGCATCCTGATTTTGTGATTATTTGGTTTAAGGAAGAGACTGAGCAGGTCAGTAGGCAGCCACACCTATAAGTGCCTGAGGACGTGGAGTGGGACATTTGTGATCGCAGCTGAGCTAAGCAACCTCCCCAGGGGTTTTAGGGGAGTGGGATCAAGTGCTCCTTGCTTGGTTATTTTTGACTAAGCATTGAGCCACAGGTCTCTAAGGATGGGATGGGGACAGCAGCTGAGTAAGCGACCACAGACAGACCTGCCTT
Coding sequences:
- the B3GALT5 gene encoding beta-1,3-galactosyltransferase 5; the encoded protein is MAYVKMRWIYISLVVLGALCLYFSLYGLSPFKGGPLVFKNEVGNFLQLPDIDCRQDAPFLVLLVTSSHEQMFARSVIRNTWGREKIVGGKRIKTFFLLGTTPSKDMSRAVAQESQQYRDIIQKDFMDVYFNLTLKTMMGMEWIYRFCPQASFVMKTDSDMFVNIYYLTELLLKKNRTTRFFTGFLKLNEYPIRKRYNKWFVSKFEYPWDKYPPFCSGVGYVFSSDVAGQVYNVAANVPFIKLEDVFVGLCLEKLQIKLEELHSKQTFFPNGLPFTICRYKKIVACHYIKPHNILVYWQALESSLEEECPDI